Genomic window (Neochlamydia sp. AcF84):
CTGTCGGACGCTTACGGCTTAGCTTTGTAAGCTCTTGCCCAAGCTCTTTAGCACGCCTACAAATGCGGGTATAACAAGGAACAGGCAATCCCAAAGCCAGCAAAGTAATCAGCGATGACACAAACCCTCGTACAGCACGGAGGGGTAAATGATAAGCCGCCCTAATCATCAACACGCATAGGATAGCGTCAGCAGAGTAAATTCTTGGACGGCCCTTCTTCCCCGTGCTTTTATTTTCCCTCCATCCTTTAATAGTTTCATCCGAAAACCATAAAGTTATGCTTCCTCTTTGTTCTAAAGCTTTGTTATAATCCGACCAGTTACGTATGCGGTAGTTAAGCTTTTTTTCCATAGCTTGCCTATATTTTTGTTGTTGCAAACTAATTTTATAGCTCTTATGTGTTAAAGAGCAATCTTATCGCATACACTTCTTAGTATTTACGCAACAACGCCTAATTATAAATAAAATAACGCTAATTTATTATTATAAAAATAAAATGAGTGCTATTTTATGTTAAATCTTTTTTCATGGACGCAATTTTCTGAAACCTGTCTTAAATGTGAATTAAAGTCTTCAGTTTTAGATAAAAAAACGCTGTCAAAAAGCTTGGATGTTTATTTAAAGGCTGATCTTAAGGTTAAGCTTTCTCCATCTGCTGCTAAAATTTTAAAAAGATATGCTTTTCATAAAGCAGGAATAAAAAGCGGGCAGCAAAAAAATTTAAGTTCTATATCGGTCTGCCAGGTATTGGAAAATTATAATGAACTTTTAGGGAAGATAAGATTCGAGTTTGAGTCTTCGGGCTTTGTGAAACCTGCTAAGCCTGTGATTTCTAAAACAATGACTTGGCTCTCCATCTTTTCTTCAAGTATTGCTGACACACATTGGGAGCCTAAAGTAAAAGCTAACCTTTAAAAACTATTCGCTCAAGCTTACAAAATAAACCTTATTAACAAAGTGGTTTTTAAGAAAGATCCCCCTATCGAATTAGACAAGCTTATTTCCCTAGAATTAGTAGGCAAGCAATTAGCCTACTTTAATCCTAAAGAGGGGGAACGTTTCCAAATTCCTTGTGAGGGTCGCATGATAGAGTATGCAGCAAGTGAAATCCCTCTATAGATGGGAATGTGTGCTTACGTTTTCAAGCCGGTAGATGAAAATGAAAAGGCTCCACCTATTTTGGCTTTTTCGGGAACCCGGATTGGTTTATCGCAGAGAGGTTTTTTAGCCACATTAGCTGCCGACTTTGATCCTCGTGGGGTAAGTTATATTGCTTATGCAAGTGGAAAGAGAAACATCACTCAATGGTTAGAACAGAATAAAAATGCGTTGGTAACAGGTCATAGTCTAGGCGGCGCTCTTGCACGCTATACAGCGATAGATAATCCTAGCTTAGTTCATGGAGTTTTCTCTTTCAATGCTCCAGGCATATCGGCAACCTATGGAAAAAAATGGGATCAGCTTAAAACAGAGCTACCTCAGTGCCGCCCTCAAATGCAAAGATTTGTTGGCATCATTCCCTTTATCTTTTTTATTT
Coding sequences:
- a CDS encoding transposase, coding for MEKKLNYRIRNWSDYNKALEQRGSITLWFSDETIKGWRENKSTGKKGRPRIYSADAILCVLMIRAAYHLPLRAVRGFVSSLITLLALGLPVPCYTRICRRAKELGQELTKLSRKRPT